A single genomic interval of Armigeres subalbatus isolate Guangzhou_Male chromosome 1, GZ_Asu_2, whole genome shotgun sequence harbors:
- the LOC134215349 gene encoding uncharacterized protein LOC134215349 — protein MANSGATPKLSRVTQEADLKVANKASARTVEKVRVETERKMVPPPRKIPEDRREEDLPWTKVVNPKKAKRSRQQVARSATKGKDPATAKKGRAREEKGAPSSGSGKRKDRGEAIIVKADDKSYAEDQCNVEVLKRDATRKSSEYKKLTEEVLGDRVQVRALCPVLNIQCKGMDEITEAGDLVDALKDQCNVEIQESAIRLRKGFAGMQVASFQVPMAEAKKVLDKVKLKVGWSVCSLSTSQPNQACYRCLGHGHKSYDCKGPDRSKLCRRCGAENHQARTCQAAPRCLICPTGADNRHLTGAQACPASRRVQTCK, from the exons ATGGCTAACAGCGGAGCAACTCCTAAGCTAAGTAGGGTCACGCAGGAGGCGGACCTGAAAGTAGCTAATAAAGCCTCGGCACGGACCGTAGAAAAGGTCCGAGTGGAGACCGAGAGAAAAATGGTACCTCCACCTAGGAAGATACCGGAGGACCGCCGGGAGGAAGATCTACCATGGACAAAGGTAGTGAATCCTAAAAAGGCGAAAAGAAGCCGCCAGCAGGTCGCAAGGAGTGCGACCAAGGGAAAGGATCCAGCTACCgccaagaagggtagagcccgtgaGGAAAAGGGTGCGCCTTCTAGTGGGAGTGGCAAGCGGAAGGATAGAGGTGAAGCGATCATTGTCAAGgctgacgataaaagctacgccgaa GATCAGTGTAATGTCGaagtcttgaagcgggatgctactcggaagagttccgagtataaaaagttgacggaaGAGGTCCTGGGTGACAGGGTCCAGGTTAGAGCCCTGTGCCCAGTcctgaacatccagtgcaagggcatggatgaaataaccgaagccggagacctggtagacgcactgaaggatcagtgtaatgtcgagatccaggaatccgcgattcggttacgcaaaggctttgcgggaatgcaggttgcctcattccaagtacctatggctgaggccaagaaggtgctggataaggtaaaactgaaggtgggttggtcggtgtgcTCGCTGAGCACAAGCCAACCCAATCAGGCCTGCTACAG gtgccttggccacggtcataagtcctatgactgtaagggacctgaccgtagtaagctgtgccgtaggtgcggagccgaaaaccaccaggctcgcacctgccaggctgcaccgagatgcCTGATCTGTCCTACGGGGGCAGACAACAGGCATCTCACCGGTgcgcaggcctgtccggcctctagaagggtccagacatgcaagtaa